In the genome of Streptacidiphilus rugosus AM-16, one region contains:
- a CDS encoding FtsK/SpoIIIE domain-containing protein: MAAAGGAAVLPFPDRLTKEPTVPAPAALAPASIRRRLVLPARLVTAGRLARRFAQHERTATVARFTVRHGMYALGGAGVLARRGWESRTTARYERMMRAAEAAGQPEVAMDWEQRAAAFRSARHQRRMDWITAPIKLAKSLLAGSIAGAAILLALGIAMACTSHHIGDVIAPMVFAVHLANMVVFIASVVWGPLLTALPWLTLLTCWNTGRRRQAAPAWALPAKAGGEGEPITPSSVVLALRDLGIAPLRKSILEMGDAGAAMLSPIVIAGCGVEVDVTLPTGVSTDEIQKRRRKLAENLNRHEHEVFITIPAAARTVRLWIADAGALDEPIGPSPLVTDASSTANYKTGRAPWGQDLRGDAALISLYQRHLLVTGLSNQGKTVSLRSLALWLALDPTVEFRIADLKGVGDWGMFDGLATVLIQGPTDDHVIDATEMLEEMVEEMERRLQAPAGTVFPPLIGIVDEAQNAFMCPIIGADKRPYGGTKATSRYFMAGRKIHNQGRVVNVLLWQGTQDPTDQNLPKLIREGAHIRASLVVGTESQARMALGDKAVDGGAAPHLLRQGLDKGTLVVTGDGIKLAPGQSSVTVRTHYIPDAEAIEITDRAKAARSAVATRAATEKDAVQVDPLADVAAVLGDASRMLTREVLQRLAERTPGFYRAWTPQDLKQLLESARAAPHKSDGQMVVTRTKVLDALARRDATPTDGYAE; encoded by the coding sequence TGGTGCTGCCGGCGCGGCTGGTGACCGCGGGCCGGCTCGCCCGCCGTTTCGCGCAGCACGAGCGCACCGCCACTGTCGCCCGGTTCACGGTGCGGCACGGGATGTACGCCCTGGGCGGCGCCGGCGTTCTCGCCCGCCGGGGCTGGGAGTCGCGCACCACCGCCCGCTACGAGCGGATGATGCGGGCCGCGGAGGCGGCCGGTCAGCCCGAGGTGGCGATGGATTGGGAGCAGCGCGCCGCGGCGTTCCGCTCCGCCCGGCATCAGCGCCGCATGGACTGGATCACCGCCCCGATCAAGCTCGCCAAGAGCCTGCTTGCTGGCTCCATTGCCGGGGCTGCGATCCTGCTCGCCTTAGGAATCGCCATGGCCTGCACGTCGCACCACATCGGGGACGTGATCGCCCCGATGGTGTTCGCGGTCCACCTGGCCAACATGGTCGTGTTCATCGCGTCCGTGGTCTGGGGCCCGCTGCTGACCGCGCTTCCGTGGTTGACGCTGCTGACGTGCTGGAACACCGGACGCCGCCGCCAGGCCGCCCCGGCATGGGCGCTGCCCGCCAAGGCGGGCGGGGAGGGTGAGCCGATCACCCCCTCAAGCGTGGTGCTGGCCCTGCGCGACCTGGGGATCGCTCCGCTGCGGAAGTCGATCCTGGAGATGGGCGACGCCGGCGCCGCGATGCTCTCGCCGATCGTGATCGCCGGGTGCGGTGTCGAGGTGGACGTCACGCTCCCTACCGGCGTCTCCACCGACGAGATCCAGAAGCGCCGCCGGAAGCTGGCGGAGAACCTGAACCGGCACGAGCACGAGGTGTTCATCACGATCCCCGCCGCGGCGCGCACGGTGCGACTGTGGATCGCGGACGCCGGGGCGCTCGACGAGCCGATCGGCCCTTCCCCGCTGGTCACCGACGCCAGCAGCACGGCGAACTACAAGACGGGGCGAGCCCCGTGGGGCCAGGACCTGCGCGGCGACGCGGCACTGATCAGCCTGTACCAGCGGCACCTGCTGGTCACGGGCCTGTCGAACCAGGGCAAGACCGTGTCGCTGCGCTCCCTGGCGCTGTGGCTCGCGCTGGACCCCACGGTCGAGTTCCGGATTGCGGACCTCAAGGGCGTGGGCGACTGGGGCATGTTCGACGGTCTGGCCACGGTGCTGATTCAGGGTCCGACCGATGACCACGTGATCGACGCGACCGAGATGCTCGAAGAGATGGTCGAGGAGATGGAGCGCCGGTTGCAGGCCCCGGCCGGCACCGTGTTCCCGCCGCTCATCGGCATCGTGGACGAGGCGCAGAACGCGTTCATGTGCCCGATCATCGGGGCGGACAAGCGCCCCTACGGCGGCACGAAGGCGACGTCGCGGTACTTCATGGCCGGCCGGAAGATCCACAACCAGGGCCGTGTGGTGAACGTGCTGCTGTGGCAGGGCACCCAGGACCCCACGGACCAGAACCTGCCCAAGCTGATCCGCGAGGGTGCGCACATCCGCGCTTCGCTGGTCGTGGGCACCGAGTCGCAGGCCCGCATGGCCCTCGGGGACAAGGCCGTTGACGGGGGCGCGGCCCCGCATCTGCTCCGCCAGGGGCTGGACAAGGGCACGCTGGTCGTCACCGGGGACGGGATCAAGCTCGCCCCGGGGCAGTCGTCGGTGACAGTGCGGACGCACTACATCCCCGACGCCGAGGCAATTGAGATCACCGACCGGGCCAAGGCCGCCCGGTCCGCGGTCGCCACTCGGGCCGCGACCGAGAAGGACGCCGTGCAGGTCGATCCGCTTGCCGACGTGGCCGCGGTCCTGGGTGACGCGTCGCGGATGCTGACGCGTGAGGTGCTTCAGCGACTCGCGGAGCGCACCCCGGGCTTCTACCGGGCGTGGACCCCGCAGGACCTCAAGCAGCTCCTGGAGAGCGCCCGCGCGGCCCCGCACAAGTCGGACGGACAGATGGTCGTCACCCGGACCAAGGTGCTCGACGCCCTGGCCCGACGGGACGCCACGCCCACGGACGGTTACGCAGAGTAG